The genome window TCAACATGGTGTGAGAGCCTGCGAAGATAGCATCATAGGTAGAATTATAGGAGAGAAAGTGTCTAACTTTACAGGAGTTAAAAGCTTCGTGGCTTCGGCTTGGGGGTATCCGAGAAACATGACAGTTATAGAATTGGGACCGAATGTGTTTCAGTTTAACATCCCTAATGCTGATGAGAAGGAGAAAATTGTTACTGGGGGCCCTTGGGTGATTGATAACCAAATTTTAGTGTTGAAAAGATGGTCAGAGGGAATAGAAGAGGACTATAGTGCTTTTATGGTAGCACCCCTTTGGGTGCAGCTCTGGAATGTGCCGATCCATTGGCTCTCGAAAGAGGTAGGAAAAAAGGTAGGATCAGTGTTTGAAGGTGTTAGTGAAGTGATAGTTCCTCAGTCAGGGGGGAAAGAAGGTAGACATTTAAAGATTCTAGCTCAGGTTGATTTGTCTAAACCTCTCTTAAGAGGTACAGTGGTCAAGATTGCTGGCGTCCTTAAGTGGGTAGGTTTTAAATACGAAAGGTGCCCTGATTTTTGTTATAGTTGTGGTTTCGTAAGCCATAGTGAAAGGACTTGCAAGGAGAGGCGTGTTTTAGGGGGAAGCTGCGTAGAGAACCAGTATGGTCCTTGGATGAGAGCTGGGACTTATAAGGCTTCACCACAGAATAAACCCAGTAGGCCTTCAGTGGTAAATGACAGAAGATATTGGTCCTACCGCAATGGCGATCTAGTTGAGCAGGAAAGTAGTAGGACTAAGTTGACTAAATGCCTGCTGGAAAAACTCTTGACCACTGAAAATGGAGGAGTGAGCTCCAGAGGGAATAGTAGTGTTAGAGTAGAGGATGGGATGGTGCAAGAGACGGTTGCACCTTTGTTCGAACAGGAATGTAAGATGGCCTCGCATAGTGGTCAGGAGAGTCAGCTAAGCTTAGGCAAGGAAAACCATGAGCTATCTCTAGTGCCGCAGGCTGCAGAAGCAGGAAAAAATCTTGTTGAGGTAGAGACTATGGAAGAGGATAGCGAGGCAGTGGTTAAGAGCCTGAATCAAAACCAAGAGGTGGGGTCAAATGAGGAGACAGAAGGCACTTTTGTGATTAATCAGGAGAGCCTATGTGTGGAAAGGGTGGGGGTAGAGGTAGTCCAGCAAGCTAAGAGGACTTTTAGAAGGTTGAAATCCCAAAACAGAACCAGGATTCCTCTGACAGAGCTTAACGGTAGAGGTGGTAATCACATTAAGGATGGAAAAAGGAAGTGCCTGGTAAGAGATGAAGAAATGGAGGAAGCTTCCAGTGAGTTAGTGCATTGGAAAAAATCTAAGCCTCTGGAGGAGCTGTATTCTACTGAACTGAGAGGAGAGGAGGAGGGGCCCTTCCTTAAAGGGGCCCCCATAGGAGTATGAGGGTTTTGGTGTGGAACTGTCAAGGAgtggggagccccttgacagttccccagCTGAGGGAGGTTAACAACCTCTCCTCTCcaagtttgatttttttaagCGAAACTAAGAATAGGAAACCTGTCATTGATAGGATTGCTAGAAGGCTCAGGTTCGAGAATTCTGTAGTTGTGGAAGCTATGAATAGAGCTGGTGGTATGGCTATGTTCTGGTCTAGGGACACTAACATCTTAGAAGTGAACACTACTGCTTTCACGATAGAGGCTAAAATTGAGGACAGTGACAGTAACTGCATCTGGTGGTTTGTTGGCTTATATGCTAGCTGTGATCCGTTGATTAGGAGGGAACAATGGAGGGTGATCAGTAGAAGGAAAAGGCTGTGGGGAGACAGATTCCTTATAGCTGGGGACTTCAATGACATCTTATCGAATGAAGAAAAGTGGGGAGGTGTTGTAAGAGAGGAGAGAAGTTTTAGGAATTTCAAAGATTTCATTGATCAGAACAATCTTGTCGACATTGGCTATGATGGTCAACCTTGGACGTGGAGTAACCATTGGAATGATGAAGGAGAAATTAGGCAAAGGCTCGATAGAGGCCTTTGTAGTATGGGTTGGTTCCAAGTTTTTGAGCAGGCAAGGTGCCAGCACTTGACCACTTTGGCTTCTGATCACTCCATGCTGATGATAGACACCATACCTGCTACAGACAGGCATAAGAAAAGGTTTTACTTTGACAAGAGGTGGCTTCAAAAGGAAGGGGTGCATCAAGTGATTGAGAGGGCTTGGAATATAGAGGAGCAAGGCTCTAGGATgttcaaaattacaaaaaagaTCAGAAATTGCAGAATTGAACTCTTGAAATGGAGGAATTCTTTCCAAGCCAATTCAAGGAGCAAAATTCAAGATCTTAAGAAAGAACTGGAGGAAGCCAGAATTTCGGAGTCTGCTAACAGGTGGCAAAATCTGAATGACATTAAGGATAAGCTGAGCACTGCATATAAGGAGGAAGAGCATTTTTGGAGACAAAAGTCGAGAATTAGTTGGCTTAGGGAGGGGGATAAAAATACCAAGTTTTTTCACACCTATGTCAAGGGTAGAAGAGTGCACAATAGAATCAGAAACTTGCAGCGTAATGATAGTTCTTGGACTAGTAGTGAGGATGAGGTTGTGAAGGAAATTTCTGATTACTTTAAGGATCTTTTTAGCAGTGGTGGGAGAGGTGACATGTCTGATATTCTAGATGGTATTCCTAACTCCATTACTCAGGACATGAATAATAATCTGACCAAGGTAGTTGAggaaaaagaaattcatgaTGCTCTCTTTTCCATGAATTCCGAAAAATCTCCACGACAAGATGGGATGACTCCTctatttttccagaaattttggAGCATCATCAAAAAAGACATCATCCCAGCGATTCAAGCTTTCTTCACTTCAGGCTTCATGCTCAAATCCATCAACCATACAATCATATCTCTTatccccaaaatccagaatcCTATCAGTTTAAAGCATTTCAGGCCTATCAGTCTTTGTAGTGTGCTTtataaaatcatttcaaaaatcTTGGCTAATAGACTAAAGGTAGTCCTGCACAAATGCATTAGCAAGACTCAATCAGCCTTTATCCCAGGTAGACAAATCTTAGATAATGTAATGGTTGCTCATGAATACATGCATTACttgaaaaacaaaagacaaGGGAAAAATGGATATATGGCTGTTAAGCTTGACATGGCAAAAGCTTATGATAGGGTGGAGTAGCATTTCTTGCTGGCTATGATGAGCAAAATGGGCTTCTGTActaaatggattgaatggataACAGGCTGCCTAACAACAGTCAATTATTCTTTCAATTGTAATGGAGAAGTGAAAGGTTTTGTCTCACCAGGGAGAGGTATTCGTCAAGGAGATCCATTGTCACCATACCTGTTCGTAATATGTTCTGAGGGATTCTCCAATCTGTTAAGGCAAGCTGAAGAAAGCAAGAGGATCACAGGCTTGAAAATCAGCAGGCAAGGTCCTCAACTTACCCATCTTTTCTTTGCTGATGATTCGCTTATCTTTTGCAAAGCAAATAAGGAAGAGGCAGCTGAAATAATGAAAGTCTTAAAAGTCTATGAAGCAGCCTCAGGACAGCTGATCAACTTTGACAAATCTGCAGTTTTCTTTAGTAAAAATCTGGaagttgttcaaaaaggaatGATCTGCCAAGCCTTGGGAGGGATGGTGGAAGCTAAGCAAGGTAAGTACTTGGGTTTTCCTATGGTGATTTCCAGAACAAAGAATCAGATTTTCGGTTTTATTAGAGAAAACATCAAGTGCAAGCTTCAGaattggaaaaataaatttttgagttTAGCTGGAAAAGAGGTCATGCTGAAGGCAGTTGCAATGGCCATGCCTACGTACGTTATGTCTTGCTTTAAGCTGCCAAGATCACTCTACAAAGAAATTAGCACCATGATGTCCAATTTCTGGTGGGGTGGATCTGAGGGAAGGAACAACATGCACTGGATCTCTTGGAACAAAATGGTAGTACATAAGAACATAGGCGGCCTTGGGTTCAAGGATCTGGAAGCTTTCAACAAAGCACTCTTGGGTAAGCAGTTATGGAGAATATTAACCAGCCCAAATCTTCTGGTCAGCAAGGTCTTAAAATCCAAGTATTTCCCTCAGGAATCCATTCTACAATGCACCCTCCCTAAAAATGCATCATGGATTTGGCAAGGATTGCTGGGAGCAAGGAGCTTAATAGAGGAAGGCCTGATTAGGAGGATTGGAAATGGTAGGAACACGAAAATCTGGGACCACAAATGGTTACCAGAGACACCTACGGGGAAGCTTTCAACATGTAGAACAAGTAACTGTGAGTTAAAGATGGTTGATGAGCTAATCTGCCAGCAGAGATGGAACAGGAATGTTATCTTCAGATATTTCAACAAAGAAGACGCTGAGCAGATTCTCCGTATCCCTCTAAGCTTATCAGGGAGGGAAGAATAGCTTCTACTGGAAACCAAAAGCTGGAGGGGAATACACAGTCGACTCAGGATACAAACTGTTGATGGAAAAAAGCATGAGCAGAAGAAGGTGCAACCAGGAGGGAGCTGGAACAAGCATCTCAGAAGGAAGCCAGCAAATGGTTCAGATGTGGAATACTTTATGGAAGCTCAACATCAAGCATAAAATTAAGCACTTCATCTGGAAGTGCATTAAACGAGCAGTACCAGTCAGGGAGGCAGTGAGAAAGCGAACAGGAATAGGGGACCCTATCTGCTCAACCTGTGGTGAGGCTCCAGAAACCATAGAACATATGTTACTCAACTGTCCACATGCACTGGAAGTATGGAAATCAGCCCCCATTCAGTGGGATGGAGCAAATGATCAGAGGGGTGATTTTAAGAGATGGTGGATGAGAGTTACAGAAGCAAGAGCTAGACAGGAAGGTAAGGAGCATATTGGCCTGACAGCAAATATATTATGGCAGGTATGGAAAGATAGGAACAAGAGGGAATATGAGAACTCAATTAGATTAGCTCCACTGAGATTAGTAGAACGGGCGCACAAAGAATGGATGGAACAAGGGATTGAACATCAGCAGGGGGATAAAAAGAGTACAGAAGAAACAGTTCATACCAATGTTCTCCAAGGACAGAGCAATGGAAATGAAGGGGCCCTAATCATACAAGTGGCAACAGTAAAGAAACAAGGGCAAAACGCTTTTGGCATAGGAGTCACAGCAAAGAATGCGGCAAACACTAAAATTGCAGATTGGATGCTGACAGAGAGAAGTTTGGGGAGCAACATTTTAGACGCAGCTCTGGCAGTAAAATTGGTTCTATGCAAAGCTGTACAGCAGCAGTGGAGGGAGGTACGTCTCAATTTCTGCAACAAAGAACTATGGAAACAACTAACACAGCAACGGCCAACAGATAGTAAGATGGCTACATTGCTGGAGGATATTCTAAGCCTGAAGAGACTGTTTTGCATGTGCTCTTTTGGTTTGGAAAGTGAGGAAAATATGTGAGACAATAGACTACTGAGTGTGGATGCTTTAAGCATAATTGTGGATGAGGAAAGAAATTTCCTCAGTGTTTGTTGAACACTTTTTGTGCAGTTACTTCGAGCCGTTGCTCGTACATGTAATATGGTTTTTAGTTAATGATATTTCctatcgtttcgacaaaaaaaaaaaaagacactcTCATTAATGATGGAAGAACCTGTTGGCCActgtttcttcttttgttcaagCAATTAATGACAAGCTTCGGACTGCTATAGTTGCAACAGACCCTAAGACAGGCGAAGTGTAAAAAGGCAAAATGAGAAGCATTTCCTTTACATCAGGATTTTGGGTTAAAACCAAGAGAAACGACTTGCATAAAGAGCTGATTTATCACATTCAAAGCTCTATCAGAACTTAAAAAAGAAGCGGTTTTTTTATTAGTCACCAGAAATTGAATGGTAATGCACTGATGAAATAAGGATTCATGAAAGTCTAAGCGTAAACTAGAATCCCGAATTTGGTTTAATTTACTCCAAGAAATTAAAGAACCAGTGGATcgaaaaaatttcaaaacctTTACCAACTAGGAATGCAGAGCAGGGACCAATCTGCAGAAaccaaatataactaaaatgaCAAGATATGATAGTAGATTTCTTACAGAACAGTGGAACCATAGAAAAGCATGATATACAACTACAGCTGGTGCTAAtcacttttttgttttaatagtCACTTTCGAATGTTTCATTgcaaaacaaaccattgaacaGGTATATGCTGTGTAATGAAGAGATTAGTCCTGTGAACTACCAAGCCTAAGGACCAAAGAAATCGGATCATATCAAATTAAGAAAATTGCAAAATAATCTACTAAGTTTCCAGTAAACAATCCCCAATGTCATACTCTCTCCGTTCCATTGAAACTGTCATGCTTTTCATTTTGGTCTGTCCCAAAATGTTTATCACATGCCTAAaatggcaaatgaatttttctccttcttctaACTTTACCCTTCAAGTACTACCTTTAAATATGTGGGTCTAGCACAAGTTATCATAAGACCGGGATGCACTTTAAAGTGCGTGACTGGTGCTAATGGATGTTTGCTAGCACGTGCAGTGTAACATAGGCAAAGAGTTAGTGTAGCTTTAATAATATAGTGGGCCCAAATTGTTGACTTGTTTGCATAAATTATTTGAATAACTTCACCACACCA of Coffea arabica cultivar ET-39 chromosome 5c, Coffea Arabica ET-39 HiFi, whole genome shotgun sequence contains these proteins:
- the LOC140007292 gene encoding uncharacterized protein; amino-acid sequence: MRVLVWNCQGVGSPLTVPQLREVNNLSSPSLIFLSETKNRKPVIDRIARRLRFENSVVVEAMNRAGGMAMFWSRDTNILEVNTTAFTIEAKIEDSDSNCIWWFVGLYASCDPLIRREQWRVISRRKRLWGDRFLIAGDFNDILSNEEKWGGVVREERSFRNFKDFIDQNNLVDIGYDGQPWTWSNHWNDEGEIRQRLDRGLCSMGWFQVFEQARCQHLTTLASDHSMLMIDTIPATDRHKKRFYFDKRWLQKEGVHQVIERAWNIEEQGSRMFKITKKIRNCRIELLKWRNSFQANSRSKIQDLKKELEEARISESANRWQNLNDIKDKLSTAYKEEEHFWRQKSRISWLREGDKNTKFFHTYVKGRRVHNRIRNLQRNDSSWTSSEDEVVKEISDYFKDLFSSGGRGDMSDILDGIPNSITQDMNNNLTKVVEEKEIHDALFSMNSEKSPRQDGMTPLFFQKFWSIIKKDIIPAIQAFFTSGFMLKSINHTIISLIPKIQNPISLKHFRPISLCSVLYKIISKILANRLKVVLHKCISKTQSAFIPGRQILDNVMVAHEYMHYLKNKRQGKNGYMAVKLDMAKAYDRVE